Within Vicia villosa cultivar HV-30 ecotype Madison, WI linkage group LG1, Vvil1.0, whole genome shotgun sequence, the genomic segment gccgaatctttatggtggtggatcggtgagatgggttatcccatgtttggtaccacatgcatttagttgcattgcattaggttgttgtgtataattgtaacatgaatggaagttgtccaatgttatgatttgtgtgtattttggtatgaatgttgctatattatctgaacataattgatttgggtgaataatatatggATAAAGtcgtattgtttatatacctataacatttgttaatgcgaatgaaactcacccttactgttgttatttttcagattgaggagtagcttgcgtacttggtgaggattagctcgtcaagtagttcgttagggtcagttgggtcagtgtcatgctctggtcgtgtaacaccgggaacgttattttagaattggctgatagacttctgttttgtttatggtttatggttgaattatgagtcttcgactccagatgtttgattattcagttgttaagaatattccgctgtgttaacatgctacctgaataatttttggtttatcgttcctttatggcatgacatgaatattgtttattttgttggcgttgtaatactcttcttcatgttttactctgattttaatgttaattttccgcggggtttagaagggtgttacatgtgaCATGCCATCAAGAGAGAAATACCTTCTTCCTTTCCTTCCGCATAGTTAGACTTCTGACCACGATCATGATGCAATTTAGTTCTACACTCAGACTTGTAGTGACCATATTTGTGACATCGAAAACATTCAACTTTGGACTTGTCAATATTCATCTTGTTGCCTCTGAATTGACGGTAGTTGTTACCTTTTCGCGTATCTGATGCATAATCCTCATCTGATTTGTGATATGGATTCTTGTCTTTCCACTTCCCTTTTCCTCTATCGAAACTTTTAAAGGTTGAAGCCTTCAAAGCTTGTTCCTCAGTGTCCTGCTGGATGATTTTCTGCTCATGAACCGACAAGGAACTTTGCAACTCATCAAGTGTCAGTTCATCAATGTTTTTTGATTCTTCAATGGAGCAGACAACAAAATTGATTTTGGGCGTCATTGACCGAAGAATCTTCTCAACAAACTTCACGTCCTCCATTTTTCTCCATGAACTCTCAATTTATTAGCCACTACCATGGTTCTACATAAATAATCAGCGACATGTTCCCCTGTTTTCATTCGCAAAGTTTCGAATTCTGTTTGAAGTGCCTGCAGTTGCACACGCTTTGCCCTTGCATTTCCTATATACCTTCTTTTCATAGAGTCCCAAATCTGCTTGGAGGAGTCTTTTCAAAGAATCGTCTCCAAGGTTGCTCGATCGATGGCTTGAAAGAGGTAATTCTTTGCCTTCAAATCCTTTAACTTCAAATCTTCTCTTTATGTTTTTTGTGCATTAGTCAATGCAGCTTCATCTCCTATCTCTGGTAATCCAGATTCCACAACCTGCCAATACTCCTTGGATCTCAACATTTTTTCCATGAGCATGCTCCAATAGTCATAGTGACCATCAAAGCGGGGAATAACAGCTTGCACAAAGCTATTGTCGGAAGCCATGTGTGCTAAAAGAAAAAACAACTCTGCAATTTCTTGGTTCTCTCCCTCCCAGTGTTTCTCTCACAGTGCACTCCCTCTCACGTAACCACGCTCTTGATACCACTGACAGATATTGTTAACTGAATTGGAGAGATAGATTTTATTGAAAATAGATAGCCTTATAAATAGGCAGTACAGCAGAACAATTCAACAAAGCCACAGACttaaaattcctaaaaattagCTACCCACTAAACAAACTAACAACACTGACAACACCAGTAAAGACTAAGTCTTTTAAacatattaaaaaacaaataattaaattaacctaACATGCATACCATAAGGCGGAAAAATTGAAACAATGATATTCGTAAATCCTATATTTAGAAACAACTAAATCAACTATTCAAAAGACATAAATGATTCATGACCTTTTTGCTTTCTTGCAGTATATTTCTGCTTAATTTATAGGGTCCTAtttataaaacataattaatttatagattcattgaataataaatgtaaaattctattgtttgaatttgagaataATTGATGGATATTCCATTCTATTTCATatcatttaattttctttgtattCTATAGGGTATATGGAAAAATAGGTCTTCCTTttccatttttaaaattttcttatagTCAAGATATTCTTCTtttcttaggctatgtttgggagtttggtgAAGAAGAAATAAGAGAATTTTAAAAAGTAAGGATTAGGTGAGAAGAATAGAAAGATTTTTGTTGGAtgagttttggagggttttgtttttttttgtatcaCCAAAAATCCTGTAAATTTGGGAACTTAAAATTTGTAGAATGATAGTTTTGGTGCGTTTAGACAAATTATTCAATTATAACTCTAATGTTATAGAattacaaaaacaatttcaaaaactaaatatattttatcattctaaacaaattttatttttcaaaaaatattaaaaaatgttctatattattttaaaaagttatttttttaatcCCCCTTCCCTCCAAACTTCCAAATAAAGTTGTAGAAATTTTTGGCTCTTCACCtctgtttttgttcttttttttttttttttgtgtggaaCCAACTTCTTTGGTCTTGTATCACAAATTTTGGCAATTTCTTTTTTCACTCTTATGGCGTGGTTCACACCTCTGCAAATCCGAAATTACTCTCAAAATTTTTTAGAGATACATTTTCAAACGCACCTTAAATCATCTCATCCTTCATAAATCAAGCAACTACCTCATTTTTGCCAAAAATTGGTATGAAGATGCATCTCAGAAATTTTAtggtgaattcggagatgtattttgGAAAATACCTCTGATCCCATTTACTACACGTTTTTCATTGAAACTGATGTCGTTGATGGTGACTTTGTGTCGATTTTATCCAATATTAGAATCATAGGAACTGTATCTTCGTGTTCTGCCCTTTGCATTCATGTGTATTTGGCCTTTACGCGACCTAGCGTAAAAAACTCGGTTTTCTAAAAAAATAACTCTGAATAGAAATTTCACCGGATCAAAACTCTAAATtctttgattttctattttatttcatttattttttgttttcatatttttgaaaaaatctaaactttttagacttaatttgatttttaattgtatattcaaattttttactttaatcgtttttctattttcaattatttttttccatagaaatattattgatatttaccTATTTGTTGTATTGTTGATGCACGAATATTATAACTTCCTATTCATATAcacttaatattaaataaaaaaacacaacAAGACATTTTACATAAATACATATCtggaaatattaattttaaaaagaaaatagaatttgagttaaaaggtagtgcagtaaaatagttttacactgtcatccaatagaaaatcataaatgtgccatgtcattaagttttttttaaataaaaaaatgatttaattggatacatgggtggtgattggttgacagtgtaaaaatattttacactgtcagtgcatcaccccttttctcataGAATTTATATTCAAttatgaaattaaataaaatagaatgacTCGTTCTAAAAACGGAAAGCTTTTTCGGAATTTCACACCAAAAGTGTGTGAGATGGTATAAATAGCCGAAATTTCGAAAGTCATTCATTTTACCTTGTATTCCTCTCTACTCCGCTTCAAAGCAAAACCCTCACACAGAGGCGATATACTCAGCGATGGCGCAGTCTCTGGAGCTTTTGCTGATTCAGTTTCTGACGCCGGACAACGACGCTCGCCGTCAAGCCGAAGACCAAATCAAACGCCTCGCCAAAGATCCTCAAGTCGTTCCCGCTCTCATTCTCCACTTACGCACCGCCAAAACCCCTAACGTCCGCCAACTCGCCGCCGTTCTCCTCCGTAAAAAACTCACCGGTCATTGGTCCAAACTCTCTCCTCACGATAAACAACTCGTCAAAGATTCACTCATCCAAAGCATTACCCTCGAACACAGGTTCTAAATCATCAATTAATCACTTAATCAATCAATTAATTACCTAATCAATCAATTAATTACCTAATCAATCAATTAATcacttaattaatcaattaatcttGTTAATTACAGTCCTCTGGTTAAGAAAGCGAGTGCGAATGTTGTTAGCATTGTTGCGAAGTACGCCGTTCCGTCCGGCGAGTGGCCGGAGTTATTTCCGTTTCTCATTCATAGTAGTCAGAGTCCTCAAGAGAATCAACGTGAGGTAAGTGTACATGTAGATGTATTGTAGTGAGATTAGAACAACTATGTATGTTTGATTTTACTTGAATATTTCATTATTTGATGTTGCTATGTGAAATCtgtaatagaatttgatctagttttgttgattttggaaTGTTGTTAGGTGGCATTGATTCTGTTTAGCTCGTTAACTGAAACGGTTGGGAATGCTTTTCGGCCGCATTTGGCGGATCTGCAAGCTCTTTTACTTAAGTGTTTGCAGGATGAGACTAGCAACCGGGTTCGAGTTGCTGCTCTCAAGTAAGTGTATATGCGTGCGAACTtgaaagaaatgatttattaGAGTTTTCTGTTTTTGCTTATGAAAAACTGCGCTAAATTTTGCCAGGGCAGTGCGATCTTTTATGGAAGTCACTCATGATGGGGATGAAGTGGTATGTATGTCTGTGTTGTTCATGTGATTGAAATGTTTATTGTTTCtgttaaatttttgtattttttttcttcttgttagTAAGCTATGTGCATTTCATTGCCAGCCAGTATTTGTTGAaggatttttgttttaaattcagaaaTTAATACTAATCAACCACCTCTAACTGATCTACTAATCGGCTAGCTAACAGAAAAAACAACTGTCCTTGTTTTATCCGAATCTATCATAATGATACATCCTAAAAGTGACACATTGATAGAATTGAATTAAATCTCTTTATTGCAATCAACTCGCGTTATAGAACTGTTAGAATATAAGTACATATCTGTATATTCTAACTAACAAGAACCATTAGAAAAAAGGTAAAATGAAGGAGAATAAGAAGAACAAACAATGCTTAACAATGTCAACTCTTCCAGGAAAATATGCATTAAATTTGAAGTATCAAATACTCTTTGATATATCATAGGACTTGTAAAAGTTTTTTTTGTTGAGCTTATGCTAGTCAAGGAATTGTCGTAAGGACCCCAAGAAGTATGTTGACACAGGAAGGATATTAGGagttttatttattatgaatggcTTCTTAGACAATCAGCATTTTTAGGTATTTAATTTACTTTGTTGGTGTTAATGACAATGTTATGAATTGTTTCTTAGACAATCAGCATTTTAGGAATTTAACTTAACTTATAGGGTCTCTCAATGAAAAATTGTTGTGCTCACTGTTCAATATTTTGCACCAGCATGAGCTgtagtaatttttaaaataaaacacagCATGTGTTATCTGAAATAACTTCTCACCCAGCAATAATTTTTTCTCATGATGTTAGACATCATAGGTGGTATTAGTAACTCAACAGTGATGCTTTATTATCCATTGCATTCAAGCTACAATGAAATCAGATAGAGGCTTGTAATCAACTTTTCAGTTCAGTGTATTGTTTCTTATATTGTTGTGTTTACTTCAAGTTTTGCTTACTTCAATTTTATCATATACAGATTAGGTTTCGTGAGTTTATTCCAAGCATCTTACATGTATCAAGACAGTCACTTGCCTCTGGAGAAGAAGATGTTGCCATATTTGCTTTTGAAATTTTCGATGGGTTGCTTAAATCTCCTGCACCTCTTCTTGGAGATTCAGTCAAATCCATAGTACAGTTCTCGCTTGAGGTTTGCTCAACTCAAACTTTGGAGTCTAACACACGCCATCAGGTTGGTCTGATTCATAGAGCATATCTCCATGACTTTTTAGTTTTTATACTCTTGCTTTCAAAATTGTTTTGCTCACTAACTATGTTACTGGCTTTATTTAACAGGCAATTCAGATTATTTCTTGGTTGGCAAAGTACAAGTCCAATATTTTGGAAAAGCATAAGCTGATCATCCCTATCTTACATGTTTTATGCCCTTTGCTTGCTGAAtcaactcatgaagatgaagatgatgatcttGCACCTGATCGAGCTGCTGCAAAAGTTATTGATACAATGGCTTTGAACATCCCAGTGCATGTTTTCCCACCTGTTCTTGAATTTGCTTCTGTAACCTATCAAAATGCAAACCCAAAGTTTCGAGAAGCAGCCGTTACTGCATTGGGTGTCATTTCTGAAGGTTGTTTGGAACTCTTGAAACATAATCTGGAGCCTGTTCTCCATATTGTCCTGGCAGCTCTCAGGGATCCCGAACAAATGGTCAGAGTAGCAGCTTCTTTTGCTTTGGGTCAATTTGCTGAGTACTTACAGCCTGAAATCGTGTCCCATTATGAGAGTGTCCTTCCCTGCATTTTAAACGCTCTTGATGATGCATCTGTTGAAGTGAAGGTATACATTTGGAGATGGGAATGGTTTATCAATATAATAGAATAATAGATGATCTGCTACTACCAAACAAAATGTTTGCACTTAAGAGCATTGCATTTAATTTATGCAGGAAAAGTCATACTATGCTTTGGCTGCTTTTTGTGAGAACATTGGTCATGAAATCCTTCCCTTTCTAGATTCGTTAATGGCAAGGCTTTTAGCATCTCTCCAAAACAGTTCTCGCATTTTAAAAGAAACATGCATGGTATGGGGAGGATTCTGTTTGCTGCAAAGATTGCTATAATTACGATGAAACATCTTTTAAGTACTTATTATGATATTTAAATCTTTACTTTCCTCCTTGACACCCTTGCAGTCTGCTATTGTTTCTATTGCTTCTGCTGCAAAGCAAGCTTTCTTTCCTTATGCTGAAAGGGTATTAGAGTTGATGAAAAACTTCATTGTGCTAACTAATGATGAGGATCTCCGTTCACGTGCAAGAGCAACAAAACTAGTTGGAATGGTTGCAATGTCTCTAGGGAAAACGAGAATGGAACCAATATTACCTCCTTATATAGAAGCTGCAATTTCTGTAATTACCTTTAAACTTAACACTGTTGCTGATTTTGCATTTTACCTTCTTACTGGAATAATAtgatttcttttgttatttttagGGGTTTGGTTTGGAGTATAGTGAGCTTCGGGAGTACACTCACGGATTCTTCAGCAATATTGCTGAGATTTTGGGTGACAGTTTCGCACAGGTCTGTTTATATTGACTTAATGTAATTCCTATATCATGCTTGCTCTTACTAGTGAAAATTTGTATTTGTAAACAGGATCTTTCTCATGTTGTGCCTCTTGCATTTATATTAACTTAATGTAATTCCTATATCATGCTCACTCTTACTGGTGAAATTTTGTATTGGTAAACAGTATCTCCCTCTTGTTGTGCCTCTTGCATTTACTTCCTGCAATCTTAATGATGACTCTGCTATTGACACTGATGATTGCAACGATGAAGTTGCCAATGGATTTGAAGGAGTTTCATCTGATGATGAAGCCCGTGACGAGCTAAGGGTTCGTAATATAAGTATTCAAACTGGAGTATTGGATGAAAAGGTAGCTGCATCCCAGGCCCTTGGTTTATTTGCACAGCATACAGCCATCTCTTATGCTCCGTATCCTTTGGCTGGATTACTTTTTACTTTCTTTTCTATAGTTGTTCCTTTATGACAGAAATAAACACTAAAAGTTAATATTTGATTTCTTAAATCATGATAAGCTATTTGGAGGAGACACTAAGAATCTTGGTTAAACACTCCTGTCATTTTCATGATGATGTTAGACTTCAGGCAATCACTGGTTTAAAACGTAGGTGGAAATtactttccttttattttaactgtgtttatttgttttgactACTCTTGTTTTCTGCAGTTTGTTTCGTGCTGTTAATGCATGACAGGAGTCTTATACTTTTCTTAAGTAATTGTTTCTGGTTGTTTCAGCATAAAAATGTGTTTAAAATTGTTCTTAATAACTCAGACCCAATAATCCCATGCCGATACATTAAACCTAGCACTCAAACCATAAAGAAATAATCAGTGGAAGTAAGCTGACAGTTTTTCATGATATTTTACCTTTTTTACTCACAAGGATTCATATATGCACTTATGCCTATGTTATATGTGCTCTCAAATATCTCAGTTTTATTTATTGACTATGTATATATTATAATCATTGAATACTGATGTATATTTGATTTTAACTGCAGATACTTTAACTGCAGCCCATGCAATATTCCAAAGCCAAAATGTAAATCAATGCTCCCTTGCTTCTTTTCTCATTTCAccatttcctttttcaaaatttaaCTTTTTATGTTTACCATATACTTAAGTTGAGTTTTAACTTTTACCGTTATATTACAAATGCCACACGGGGGAAAGTAAAGGAAAGATAGAATGTGAGAGAAAAGTTTAGACAGAATCTAAGAGTTGCTGGCTGTAAACTTGATCTAAAATTGTCGATTCTAGTAGATAAGTGCTAATAATTAACTAATGCTAACTAACTATACCAGAATTGCTAACTAGGAACTAAATAAGCTTCTTAAAGCATCTAGACAACTGTACCAGCTAAATGCTCTACTAGAAGTCTAGACCAAAAGTTTGACACGTTTCTCATAAACATACTTCTTTCTAACTCACTATCAGTGTGAGTATCCATTTTGGTTAGTCAGCCATTGTTTTGCTTTTCATGATTATCATGAGAGGGCCACCACATAGTATGTGACAAAATGTGTTTTCTCTGAATTTAAATGCTCGCTCTTTTGTTCTAAGCATTTTTCTTACATCAAAATGACACTACCCTTACTTTTCAGGAGAGGTCTGCCAAAGCAAAAGAAATTCTTGGTGAGAACATTAATTGGGGTCTGGAAaagcaattttttaaaattgtgttaTTGTCATCATAAGCTgttgattttaaatattttgtcttATTGATTCCACAGATACTGTGATGAATACTTTCATCAAGACTATGGTTGAGGATGAATACAAGGAAGTGGTTGCTCAAGCTTGCACTAACGTGACTGACATCATTAGAGATTATGGCTATGCAACTCTTGAGCCATGTAAGCATTGAGTTACCTATCGCCTAATGTTATTTTGCTGAGCTAAGGCTAATGTGAGATTTTTTTATACCAGACTTGCCCAAGCTTGTACATGCAATTTCACTGTTGCTCCAGGAGCAATCTTCTTGTCAGCAGATAGAGTTAGACAGTGAAATTGATGACGAAGATAGGTCACATGATGAAATTCTTATGGATGCAGTTTCTGATCTTATTCCTGCATTTGCAAAGGCCATGGGTGCTCAATTTGCTCCCATTTTTGTAAATCTATTTGATCATTTGATGAAATTTGCAGTGAGTTTGCAACCAAAAAGTTGTACACTTAGAATGTAGAATTAAATCATAAACTAATGTTCTCACTTTGAAATGCAGAAAGCTTCCCGTCCCCCTCGAGATAGGAACAGGGTTGTTGGGGTCCTTGCTGAAGTTGCTGAGAACATGGGTTTTCCTATTGCAGACTATGTGGATGTAATTCTGTTgccttttttggatttttaatttaattttataaattttagcaTTCTGAGAATTGTTTGTTTTGTAAAATGTGATATTATTTTCTCAGCGAGTAATGCCTACGGTGCTTACAGAATTAGCATCATCTGATGTGGCAAATAGATGGAACGCCGCATATTGTGTTGGGGAGTTGTGCAAAAATGGTGGCGATTCAGCTTTGAAGTATCCTGTTCATGCTACCCTTTTGACTGATATACACTAATCTTTCTATTATTTTAGGTTAGCTTATGAGGGTTGGCTTACATGATTATTTATGTCAATC encodes:
- the LOC131645173 gene encoding uncharacterized protein LOC131645173; amino-acid sequence: MAQSLELLLIQFLTPDNDARRQAEDQIKRLAKDPQVVPALILHLRTAKTPNVRQLAAVLLRKKLTGHWSKLSPHDKQLVKDSLIQSITLEHSPLVKKASANVVSIVAKYAVPSGEWPELFPFLIHSSQSPQENQREVALILFSSLTETVGNAFRPHLADLQALLLKCLQDETSNRVRVAALKAVRSFMEVTHDGDEVIRFREFIPSILHVSRQSLASGEEDVAIFAFEIFDGLLKSPAPLLGDSVKSIVQFSLEVCSTQTLESNTRHQAIQIISWLAKYKSNILEKHKLIIPILHVLCPLLAESTHEDEDDDLAPDRAAAKVIDTMALNIPVHVFPPVLEFASVTYQNANPKFREAAVTALGVISEGCLELLKHNLEPVLHIVLAALRDPEQMVRVAASFALGQFAEYLQPEIVSHYESVLPCILNALDDASVEVKEKSYYALAAFCENIGHEILPFLDSLMARLLASLQNSSRILKETCMSAIVSIASAAKQAFFPYAERVLELMKNFIVLTNDEDLRSRARATKLVGMVAMSLGKTRMEPILPPYIEAAISGFGLEYSELREYTHGFFSNIAEILGDSFAQYLPLVVPLAFTSCNLNDDSAIDTDDCNDEVANGFEGVSSDDEARDELRVRNISIQTGVLDEKVAASQALGLFAQHTAISYAPYLEETLRILVKHSCHFHDDVRLQAITGLKHTLTAAHAIFQSQNERSAKAKEILDTVMNTFIKTMVEDEYKEVVAQACTNVTDIIRDYGYATLEPYLPKLVHAISLLLQEQSSCQQIELDSEIDDEDRSHDEILMDAVSDLIPAFAKAMGAQFAPIFVNLFDHLMKFAKASRPPRDRNRVVGVLAEVAENMGFPIADYVDRVMPTVLTELASSDVANRWNAAYCVGELCKNGGDSALKYFDNILRGLRPLFDESEPDHAVRDNAAAAVAKMIMVHPESVPLNQVLPVFLSVLPLKEDHEESMAVYSCLSALIFSSNPLIVLLIPDIVNIFAQVVTSPIETSEVKALVGRAFCHLISLYGQQMRPLLSALSSDHANALSTFSSMG